One genomic segment of Spirochaetota bacterium includes these proteins:
- a CDS encoding (Fe-S)-binding protein, with protein MEKEKIRELKSLIASRLTRPMRYYLDTCTRCGLCYDTCHAYYGIPKKEYSPVGRAEVVRRAVKKHFRPSGRLFPYWGDATALDERVMDEMKEAAFSCTGCRRCMMYCPFGIDMPYILGIAKVLLIGYGNAPEELVMLADAAVEKGKSIDEFKEGFLSVIGDMELEVQKRLGLPSADGLIPMEKKNADVLFVGLSGAHSIIHPAVIFNAAKENWTLSFFEAVNFGMFAGDPEKMQFIADRVVNEAKALGVKEVVIVECGTAYRIPKFLLGPLPFKVTSIVEKIHQYLAENRIRMKDGAIAEPLTYHDPCQLGRNAGVFDEPREILARLASDYREMSPTREYNWCCGGGGGLVALDNEEFRIKSGKAKKDQIDATGAKIVVSACENCILQLNTIKDGYGLDVEVRSLSELVAERLAV; from the coding sequence ATGGAAAAGGAAAAAATACGGGAACTCAAATCACTGATCGCTTCGCGCCTGACCAGGCCGATGCGCTACTACCTGGACACGTGCACACGCTGCGGGCTCTGCTACGACACCTGCCACGCCTATTACGGCATTCCCAAAAAGGAATATTCACCGGTGGGCCGCGCCGAGGTGGTGCGCCGGGCGGTTAAAAAGCATTTCAGGCCCTCGGGAAGGCTCTTCCCCTACTGGGGCGACGCCACGGCGCTCGACGAACGGGTGATGGACGAGATGAAAGAGGCGGCCTTCTCGTGCACCGGTTGCCGGCGCTGCATGATGTACTGTCCCTTCGGCATAGACATGCCGTACATCCTGGGAATAGCCAAGGTCCTCCTCATCGGCTATGGAAACGCGCCGGAGGAACTGGTAATGCTCGCCGATGCCGCGGTCGAGAAGGGAAAAAGCATCGACGAATTCAAGGAAGGCTTCCTCTCGGTCATCGGCGACATGGAGCTCGAGGTACAGAAGCGCCTCGGCCTTCCCTCGGCCGACGGCCTTATCCCCATGGAGAAGAAGAACGCTGACGTGCTCTTCGTCGGGCTTTCGGGCGCGCACTCCATCATCCACCCGGCCGTCATATTCAACGCCGCGAAGGAAAACTGGACCTTGAGCTTCTTCGAGGCCGTCAACTTCGGAATGTTCGCGGGCGACCCCGAGAAAATGCAGTTCATCGCCGACCGCGTCGTCAACGAGGCGAAGGCCCTGGGAGTCAAGGAGGTCGTCATCGTGGAATGCGGTACGGCCTATCGCATACCGAAATTCCTGCTCGGACCGCTGCCGTTCAAGGTGACGAGCATTGTCGAGAAGATCCACCAGTACCTCGCCGAGAACCGCATCCGCATGAAGGACGGGGCCATTGCCGAGCCGCTGACCTATCACGATCCCTGTCAGCTCGGGCGCAACGCGGGCGTGTTCGACGAGCCGCGCGAGATACTCGCTCGCCTCGCATCCGATTACCGCGAGATGTCCCCGACGCGCGAATACAACTGGTGCTGCGGAGGCGGGGGCGGGCTCGTGGCGCTCGACAACGAGGAGTTCAGGATAAAATCGGGCAAGGCGAAAAAGGACCAGATCGACGCGACCGGCGCGAAGATCGTTGTGTCGGCGTGCGAGAACTGCATCCTCCAGCTCAACACCATAAAGGACGGGTACGGTCTCGACGTCGAGGTCAGGTCGCTTTCGGAGCTGGTGGCCGAGCGCCTCGCCGTCTGA
- a CDS encoding respiratory nitrate reductase subunit gamma, whose protein sequence is MWNDIYYFIMVPMVYIAFATFALGILFKFAVVAFSPGIKGKLGAYPRRLPRPLGVVKEAFAVPVAFRKSKVFWFFIVAYHLSFALLVIGHLELIDEFAALQVIPHQVFLGAGWVGIVLMVSTLYFLFRRFRYPYNAISVPEDYLILILLFFALFFGSHMNLASRHLDFMFDVSKMRDYLQSLIALRPVLPEDIVSSYHNIMLALHVLFANLFLMLFPFGKMVHSVFAFCTLNLKRK, encoded by the coding sequence ATGTGGAATGACATCTATTATTTCATCATGGTCCCCATGGTATACATCGCGTTCGCCACGTTCGCGCTGGGCATTCTGTTCAAGTTCGCGGTCGTGGCGTTTTCGCCTGGCATTAAAGGGAAGCTCGGCGCTTATCCGCGGAGGCTTCCGCGGCCGCTCGGCGTCGTGAAAGAAGCCTTCGCGGTGCCGGTGGCCTTCAGGAAAAGCAAAGTCTTCTGGTTCTTCATAGTGGCCTACCATTTATCGTTCGCACTGCTCGTTATCGGCCACCTCGAGCTCATCGACGAGTTCGCGGCGCTGCAGGTCATCCCCCACCAGGTGTTCCTCGGCGCGGGATGGGTGGGGATCGTGCTGATGGTCTCGACCCTGTATTTCCTCTTCCGGAGATTCAGATACCCGTATAACGCCATCTCGGTCCCTGAGGACTACCTGATCCTCATCCTTCTTTTTTTCGCCCTGTTTTTCGGCAGTCACATGAACCTGGCCTCGCGCCATCTTGATTTCATGTTCGACGTTTCGAAGATGCGCGATTATCTGCAGAGCCTCATCGCGCTCAGGCCCGTCCTCCCCGAGGACATCGTCTCGTCGTACCATAACATCATGCTCGCGCTGCACGTGCTGTTCGCGAACCTCTTCCTGATGCTTTTCCCCTTCGGCAAGATGGTCCACTCGGTCTTCGCGTTTTGCACACTCAACCTCAAGAGGAAATAG